One stretch of Siphonobacter curvatus DNA includes these proteins:
- a CDS encoding FKBP-type peptidyl-prolyl cis-trans isomerase, whose translation MKLYLPLVLAGAALLTGCKGLNDDYQEKAEENDKQIQAYITSNGLTPTKSVSGIYYQLGGTTSGRKPQVGEQVRYTYSLMQLNNQIVDTTFKTKVASGTWGLNFSRDNGALLEGLSLMGVGGTNIVLSPHSRAYGSQQYVDSTGKVILPSYSAVRYDIKMLRVLNEAEQIEEYTMSKQLNVTETTSDGLRYIRITEGTGAQLTTGKTATVRYRGQLLNGTKFDESPVAGLPFTVGVSSTISGFNQALQKMKVGGKAIVILPSAIAYGTRGRLNDAQNAYTIPPYAPILFELEILSAN comes from the coding sequence ATGAAACTGTATCTTCCTCTTGTACTGGCCGGTGCCGCTCTATTGACCGGGTGCAAAGGTCTTAATGATGATTATCAAGAAAAGGCCGAAGAAAATGACAAACAAATTCAAGCCTATATTACATCTAATGGTTTGACGCCGACAAAATCTGTCTCGGGTATTTATTATCAACTCGGTGGAACGACCAGCGGCCGTAAACCGCAAGTAGGAGAGCAAGTGCGTTATACCTATTCTTTGATGCAACTCAACAATCAGATTGTTGACACTACCTTTAAAACGAAGGTAGCATCGGGAACCTGGGGACTCAATTTTAGTCGGGATAACGGAGCACTATTGGAAGGTCTTTCCCTGATGGGAGTCGGTGGAACTAATATCGTATTAAGTCCGCACTCTCGGGCCTATGGAAGTCAACAGTACGTTGACTCTACCGGAAAAGTAATTCTGCCCTCGTATTCAGCCGTTCGGTACGACATCAAAATGTTACGGGTGTTGAATGAAGCCGAACAAATTGAAGAGTACACCATGAGCAAACAATTGAATGTTACGGAAACTACCTCGGATGGCCTGCGATATATTCGTATTACTGAAGGAACCGGAGCTCAATTAACTACCGGTAAAACAGCTACTGTACGGTACCGAGGACAGCTATTGAACGGTACGAAGTTTGATGAAAGTCCAGTTGCTGGTCTGCCGTTTACGGTAGGGGTATCTTCAACTATTTCAGGATTTAATCAGGCTCTGCAAAAAATGAAGGTAGGTGGAAAAGCGATTGTGATCTTACCTTCGGCTATAGCCTATGGAACCCGAGGACGACTGAATGATGCTCAAAATGCGTACACGATTCCACCGTACGCTCCCATATTATTTGAACTGGAAATTCTTTCGGCTAACTAA